From Virgibacillus natechei, the proteins below share one genomic window:
- a CDS encoding AbrB/MazE/SpoVT family DNA-binding domain-containing protein, with protein sequence MDNNNKKGDVILTTKAQKWGNSIGVRIPFRVANKYGIENGSPIEMEEKEDGICVRPVEKEPSLDEMLDQITDENRHDYIDFGKKGDELL encoded by the coding sequence ATGGATAATAATAATAAAAAAGGGGATGTTATTTTGACAACAAAAGCCCAAAAATGGGGAAATAGTATCGGTGTACGTATTCCTTTTAGAGTGGCAAATAAATATGGAATTGAAAATGGCTCACCTATTGAAATGGAAGAAAAAGAGGATGGGATATGTGTTAGACCAGTTGAAAAGGAGCCATCGTTAGATGAAATGTTAGATCAGATCACTGATGAAAACAGACATGACTATATTGATTTTGGAAAAAAAGGGGATGAATTGCTCTAA
- a CDS encoding sigma-70 family RNA polymerase sigma factor, which translates to MEEIYKQYVNDIYRYLYSLTFDHYLTEDLLQETFYRAFLHLQKFEIDDIKPWLFRVAHNLCIDHFRKHKRVTVTGDEKFSHLKSNINIEETVLRNETLNQIIAFIETLPDKQKQAILLSDVSDLTYEQSANIMGVSLANFKSSLFRGRQKIRKWEKGNRGDHT; encoded by the coding sequence ATTGAAGAGATATATAAACAGTATGTAAATGATATTTATCGATATCTTTATTCCCTTACCTTTGATCACTATCTAACAGAAGATTTGCTTCAAGAAACCTTTTATCGAGCTTTTCTTCACCTTCAAAAGTTTGAAATTGATGATATTAAACCATGGCTTTTTCGTGTGGCGCATAATCTATGTATTGATCATTTTAGGAAGCATAAGCGAGTAACAGTGACGGGTGATGAAAAGTTCAGCCATCTAAAATCTAATATAAATATAGAAGAGACCGTGTTGCGAAACGAGACTTTGAATCAAATTATAGCATTCATTGAAACGCTACCAGATAAACAAAAACAAGCAATTTTATTAAGTGACGTTAGTGATCTGACTTATGAACAATCAGCCAATATTATGGGTGTTTCACTAGCTAATTTTAAATCCTCCCTATTTAGAGGTCGACAAAAAATAAGAAAATGGGAGAAAGGAAATAGAGGTGATCATACGTGA
- a CDS encoding anti-sigma-F factor Fin family protein, which translates to MAIVYTCRHCGHVIGKLEQKMVDTSLLGFDQLSTKEKIDMIEYKDNGDVQIKAICEDCEDTLGHHPQYHELDFFIQ; encoded by the coding sequence ATGGCTATTGTCTATACATGCAGACATTGCGGACATGTGATTGGAAAGTTAGAACAAAAAATGGTTGACACATCCCTGTTGGGGTTTGACCAATTATCAACGAAGGAAAAAATAGATATGATAGAATATAAAGATAATGGGGATGTTCAGATCAAGGCAATTTGTGAAGATTGTGAAGATACGTTAGGACATCATCCACAATACCATGAACTAGATTTTTTTATACAATAA
- a CDS encoding Fic family protein yields MDKSYLDIIQLEKEKGFRNGLYDYINVKMSYDTNRMEGSTLTFTDTQALYEKNIVPTGGHSFDDLLEGKNHFELMDFMLTTIDESLTERLIKEFHQILKKGTLDEERYGIGRYKGIPNMAGEQKVAEPHAVPELMRNLLESYDKKDATLDDVLRFHHEFELIHPFQDGNGRVGRLIMLRECLKHDITPFIISSDRKEEYINGLRFFEAKPHLLKEEVMAQQEAFRGIAEPFVNHYN; encoded by the coding sequence TTGGATAAATCATATCTTGATATCATACAACTCGAAAAAGAAAAAGGTTTCAGAAATGGTCTGTACGATTATATCAACGTCAAAATGTCGTATGATACCAATAGAATGGAAGGTAGTACACTAACATTCACGGACACGCAGGCTCTCTACGAGAAAAATATTGTGCCTACTGGGGGACATTCTTTTGATGATCTGTTAGAGGGCAAAAATCATTTTGAACTGATGGATTTTATGTTAACCACAATTGATGAGTCTTTAACGGAAAGATTGATAAAGGAATTTCATCAAATACTTAAAAAAGGAACGCTTGATGAGGAAAGATATGGAATAGGACGATACAAAGGAATTCCGAATATGGCAGGCGAGCAAAAAGTTGCCGAACCTCATGCAGTTCCTGAATTAATGAGAAATTTGCTGGAAAGTTATGATAAAAAGGATGCAACGCTTGATGATGTTTTACGTTTTCATCATGAATTTGAGTTAATTCACCCTTTTCAAGATGGGAATGGCAGAGTTGGCCGGCTAATCATGCTTCGAGAGTGTCTGAAGCATGACATAACACCTTTTATCATTTCGTCTGATCGGAAAGAAGAATATATTAATGGGCTGCGTTTTTTTGAAGCGAAGCCACATCTCTTAAAAGAAGAAGTTATGGCACAACAAGAAGCGTTTAGAGGAATAGCAGAGCCCTTTGTTAATCATTATAATTAA
- the spoVT gene encoding stage V sporulation protein T, which produces MKATGIVRRIDDLGRVVIPKEIRRTLRIREGDPLEIFVDREGEVILKKYSPISELSHFAKEYAEALFDSMQSPVLICDRDEVIAVAGESKKDYLNKNIGSELTKTIEDRSQVFETEASNTEIIDGIQQEIKSYCISPIIANGDPIGCVMIFSKEEKLTNVEQKAVETAGSFLARQME; this is translated from the coding sequence ATGAAAGCAACTGGTATTGTACGACGTATTGATGATTTAGGCAGGGTAGTTATTCCAAAAGAGATCAGAAGAACATTACGTATCCGAGAAGGAGATCCACTGGAGATATTTGTGGATAGGGAAGGCGAAGTTATTCTGAAAAAGTATTCACCGATAAGCGAATTGAGCCACTTCGCCAAAGAATATGCAGAAGCATTGTTTGATTCCATGCAATCTCCGGTTCTAATTTGCGATCGAGACGAGGTTATAGCTGTAGCTGGCGAGTCAAAAAAGGATTATCTAAATAAAAATATTGGATCTGAATTAACAAAAACAATCGAAGACCGATCCCAGGTATTTGAAACAGAAGCAAGTAATACAGAAATCATTGATGGCATTCAACAGGAAATCAAGTCTTATTGCATCAGCCCAATCATCGCAAACGGTGATCCAATTGGCTGTGTTATGATATTTTCTAAAGAAGAAAAACTAACCAATGTGGAACAAAAAGCAGTCGAAACAGCAGGGAGCTTTTTGGCAAGGCAGATGGAATAA
- the pth gene encoding aminoacyl-tRNA hydrolase has translation MKCIVGLGNPGKKYKDTRHNVGFMVIEELLNRHQWDLNKKKFNGKYAMEHLQGEKVLLLQPHTYMNLSGQSIRPLMDYYNMDVDDVLVMYDDLDLPPGKIRLRQKGGHGGHNGIRSSIDHLGTKEFKRLRIGIGRPTTSIPVVDYVLGSFTKEQQEDVEHSIKVAADACEYWLQNPFLEVMNEYNS, from the coding sequence ATGAAATGTATTGTTGGACTTGGAAATCCAGGTAAAAAATATAAAGATACCCGTCATAATGTCGGATTTATGGTAATAGAAGAATTACTAAATCGGCATCAATGGGATTTAAATAAGAAGAAGTTTAACGGCAAATACGCGATGGAACATCTTCAAGGTGAAAAGGTACTATTGCTGCAGCCTCACACGTATATGAATCTTTCGGGGCAGTCGATTCGTCCTTTAATGGATTATTATAATATGGATGTGGATGATGTACTTGTTATGTATGATGACCTGGATTTACCACCTGGAAAAATCCGCCTTAGGCAAAAGGGTGGACATGGCGGACACAATGGAATCCGTTCATCAATTGATCATTTAGGAACGAAAGAATTCAAACGCCTTCGTATCGGTATCGGAAGGCCAACTACGTCAATACCAGTTGTTGATTACGTTCTGGGTTCCTTTACAAAAGAACAGCAAGAAGATGTAGAGCATAGCATTAAAGTAGCCGCAGATGCTTGTGAGTATTGGTTACAGAATCCATTCCTTGAAGTAATGAATGAATATAATAGCTAA
- the mfd gene encoding transcription-repair coupling factor → MQGINNYLKSKEDIQSILQGVSSGMQEQLVAGLSGSARSLLVSLISESTTKPILLVTHQLVQAQQLYDDLSEFVGEGYVHLYPVNELIASEIAIASPELRSQRIDSLTAWSKKKSGILIAPVAALKRILPPPDYWSTYQLQFALGEEIQIDDYLSSLVDMGYERQDMVTTPGEFSRRGGIIDIYPITEAHPIRIELFDDEIDSIRYFDAGTQRSLEKQQEVIVGPATELLLTNEDIHLAAGRLQDALADSLKNMKASEGKEKLAETIEHDIGRLQNAEHFQEMYKYIGFLYKNPASLLDYLPSNGLVILDEMSRIQETATNLDSEEAEWYNSLLESNQMVKNSSFSFDWPTIWGNMDHQRLYMSVFLRHIPNTQPQNIIDLSSRAMQEFHGQMSLFKNELTRWKKGDYSVVVLAPNQKRAEKIHSIFMDYDIEASITGKLELPVSQPTIAIGNISSGTELPMHKMALITENELFKKRTKRPKRQQKVSNAERIKDYQELKIGDYVVHANHGVGKYIGIETLEVKDLHKDYLLIKYSGDDKLFVPIDQIDLVQKFVGGEGKEPKLYKLGGSEWAKVKRKVQSSVEDIADDLIKLYSEREARKGYAFSKDSEMQREFEAAFAYQETDDQIRCIEEIKHDMERERPMDRLLCGDVGYGKTEVAIRAAFKAVADGKQVAILVPTTILGQQHYETIRERFQEHAVNIGLLTRFRTKKQQTETLQGLKNGTVDIVIGTHRLLSKDVEYRDLGLLIVDEEQRFGVKHKEKIKQLKANVDVLTLTATPIPRTLHMSMLGVRDLSVIETPPENRFPIQTYVMEHNPVFIRESIEREMARSGQVFFLYNRVENIEKVARDINNLVDNARVAVAHGQMNEAELENVMFGFLAGEFDVLVSTTIIETGVDIPNVNTLIVNNADRMGLSQLYQLRGRVGRSNRVAYAYFTYQKDKVLTEVSEKRLQAIKEFTELGSGFKIAMRDLSIRGTGNLLGAQQHGFIDSVGFDMYSQMLKDAIDARKAGKDMDDIKVFEPELALDIDAYIPDSYINDEKQKIGIYKQFQAIEAAEDIDDLKDELIDRFGDYPQEVEHLFAVSSLKMYAKRERIESISEKNKKIELIVEDNRSQQIDGSKLFEVANTFGRGVQLGTENNKLKMVYKYTAESGLRRYQIVEDLVDQLAKVDRDG, encoded by the coding sequence ATGCAAGGTATAAACAATTATTTAAAGTCAAAAGAAGATATACAATCAATTTTACAAGGGGTATCCAGTGGAATGCAGGAGCAACTCGTTGCAGGTTTATCCGGATCGGCAAGAAGTCTGCTTGTGTCGCTAATTAGTGAATCCACAACGAAGCCGATCTTACTGGTTACGCATCAATTAGTACAAGCGCAACAGCTTTATGATGATTTATCCGAGTTTGTTGGAGAAGGGTATGTACATTTATATCCAGTTAATGAACTAATAGCTTCTGAAATAGCGATTGCAAGCCCGGAACTTAGAAGTCAACGAATCGACTCCTTAACAGCCTGGTCCAAAAAGAAATCAGGTATATTAATCGCGCCAGTAGCTGCATTAAAAAGGATTTTGCCACCGCCAGATTATTGGAGCACGTATCAATTACAATTTGCACTTGGGGAAGAGATTCAGATTGATGATTACCTATCATCTTTAGTAGATATGGGGTATGAACGTCAAGACATGGTCACTACACCCGGTGAATTTAGTAGGCGTGGTGGAATCATTGATATATATCCAATAACAGAAGCGCATCCGATACGTATAGAATTATTTGATGACGAAATCGATTCTATACGCTATTTTGATGCGGGAACACAGCGGTCTTTAGAGAAACAGCAGGAGGTCATTGTCGGACCAGCGACGGAGTTATTACTTACAAATGAAGATATACATTTGGCTGCCGGCAGATTGCAGGATGCATTGGCAGATAGCTTGAAAAACATGAAAGCTTCAGAAGGAAAAGAGAAATTAGCGGAAACGATAGAACATGATATCGGACGCTTACAGAATGCAGAACACTTTCAGGAAATGTATAAATATATTGGATTTCTTTATAAAAATCCTGCTAGTTTGTTAGATTACCTCCCTTCAAACGGACTCGTTATTTTAGATGAAATGAGCAGAATTCAGGAAACAGCTACGAATTTGGACTCCGAGGAAGCAGAATGGTATAACAGTCTATTGGAATCGAATCAAATGGTAAAAAATAGTAGTTTTTCATTTGATTGGCCAACCATATGGGGCAATATGGATCATCAACGACTATATATGTCAGTATTTTTACGGCATATCCCAAATACACAACCACAAAATATTATTGATCTCTCGTCAAGGGCCATGCAAGAATTTCATGGTCAAATGAGTCTATTCAAAAATGAACTAACCCGCTGGAAAAAAGGCGATTATTCTGTTGTGGTTCTAGCTCCTAATCAAAAACGGGCAGAGAAAATTCATTCTATATTTATGGACTATGATATTGAAGCGAGCATTACAGGTAAATTGGAGCTTCCTGTGAGCCAACCTACAATAGCCATTGGAAATATTAGCAGTGGTACGGAGCTGCCCATGCATAAGATGGCTCTGATAACGGAGAATGAGCTGTTCAAAAAAAGAACGAAACGCCCGAAAAGACAACAGAAAGTATCCAATGCCGAACGTATTAAGGATTACCAAGAGTTAAAAATTGGCGATTATGTCGTCCATGCCAACCATGGAGTAGGAAAGTATATAGGAATTGAAACGCTTGAAGTGAAGGACTTGCATAAGGATTATCTGTTAATCAAATATTCCGGTGATGATAAACTCTTTGTACCGATTGATCAAATTGATTTAGTCCAAAAATTTGTCGGTGGTGAGGGAAAAGAGCCAAAGCTTTACAAATTAGGCGGCTCAGAATGGGCGAAGGTGAAGCGAAAAGTTCAATCATCTGTTGAAGATATCGCGGATGATTTAATTAAACTCTATTCCGAAAGAGAAGCAAGAAAAGGGTATGCCTTTTCAAAAGATAGCGAGATGCAGCGTGAGTTTGAAGCGGCATTCGCCTATCAGGAAACGGACGATCAAATTCGCTGTATCGAGGAAATCAAGCATGATATGGAAAGAGAACGCCCAATGGATCGTTTGCTTTGCGGTGATGTCGGGTACGGAAAAACAGAGGTAGCGATTCGTGCTGCCTTTAAAGCAGTGGCAGATGGTAAGCAGGTGGCTATTTTAGTTCCAACAACGATTTTAGGACAGCAGCATTATGAAACGATCCGTGAGCGATTCCAGGAACATGCAGTGAATATTGGACTATTAACCAGGTTTCGAACAAAAAAACAGCAAACGGAAACATTACAAGGTTTAAAAAACGGCACAGTTGATATCGTTATTGGTACACATCGCTTATTATCCAAAGATGTAGAATATCGCGATTTAGGGTTGCTTATTGTAGACGAAGAGCAACGATTCGGTGTTAAGCATAAAGAAAAAATCAAACAATTGAAAGCCAATGTAGATGTACTTACCCTTACAGCTACGCCAATCCCAAGAACCTTGCATATGTCTATGTTGGGGGTTCGTGACTTGTCTGTAATTGAGACGCCACCAGAAAATCGTTTTCCAATTCAGACCTATGTGATGGAACATAATCCTGTTTTTATCCGTGAATCGATTGAGCGAGAAATGGCTCGTTCGGGGCAGGTGTTTTTCCTATATAATCGAGTGGAGAATATTGAAAAGGTGGCACGGGATATTAATAACCTCGTGGACAATGCGAGAGTAGCGGTGGCGCATGGACAGATGAACGAGGCGGAGCTTGAAAATGTGATGTTCGGCTTCTTAGCAGGTGAATTTGACGTTCTAGTTAGTACAACGATTATTGAAACAGGAGTAGATATTCCGAATGTCAATACACTTATCGTCAATAATGCGGATCGTATGGGTTTAAGCCAACTTTACCAGCTTAGGGGACGCGTAGGACGCTCCAATCGTGTAGCTTACGCCTACTTCACTTACCAAAAAGATAAAGTACTCACAGAGGTTTCGGAAAAGCGCCTGCAGGCTATTAAGGAATTCACGGAATTAGGGTCAGGCTTTAAGATAGCCATGCGCGATTTGTCCATTCGAGGAACTGGGAATTTATTGGGTGCTCAACAACATGGATTCATTGACTCTGTCGGATTTGATATGTATTCACAAATGCTTAAAGATGCAATCGACGCACGTAAAGCCGGTAAAGATATGGACGATATCAAAGTATTTGAACCAGAACTAGCACTGGATATAGATGCGTACATCCCAGACTCCTATATTAATGATGAAAAACAAAAAATTGGTATCTATAAACAGTTTCAAGCAATTGAAGCTGCTGAGGATATAGATGATTTAAAAGATGAATTGATTGATCGATTCGGTGATTACCCACAGGAAGTAGAGCATTTATTTGCTGTTTCTTCCCTGAAAATGTATGCAAAAAGAGAACGCATCGAATCGATAAGCGAAAAGAATAAAAAAATTGAGTTAATCGTTGAAGATAATCGAAGCCAACAAATTGATGGGTCAAAATTATTTGAAGTAGCAAACACTTTTGGGCGAGGCGTGCAATTGGGGACGGAGAACAATAAATTAAAAATGGTGTACAAATATACTGCTGAATCTGGCCTTAGACGCTATCAAATAGTGGAAGACTTGGTGGATCAATTAGCAAAAGTGGATAGAGATGGATAA
- a CDS encoding anti-sigma factor yields the protein MNNEEFKKKLDDYNNGLLSEKDEKQVEAELEKVEIYQDYIDYSLDEKHVNSKKKESDTSNQMKVLNQSKRKAIITNTLVTASFILMILPITTAFTFLYYGYGIDQSKGNQFLKVITDTITITEPNTRVELDSINENISPFSMSTTMDLYKRIGKREKQIGEQEHSLWMSSMEFPERNYLIDAPDSVYQVEDSSFLVPPAGEISSTNEFRLLDELPDGTVGELYVSLGDLYNEADVKSIFSELDVDLTWFAVNTGIDQLGVNDQGLPIQPIGYPAETNMDINSSFNKNANNQEQFLDVLRNLAKHEEWATTAARSKALNLTDRINFLEEGEIQIYGVVLTGPTNELLKVENLSQVSKAEVGEVELWNWVN from the coding sequence GTGAATAACGAAGAATTTAAAAAGAAATTAGACGATTATAATAATGGTTTACTATCAGAAAAAGATGAAAAACAAGTTGAAGCCGAACTCGAAAAGGTTGAAATTTACCAGGACTATATAGATTACAGCTTGGATGAAAAACATGTTAACAGTAAAAAGAAGGAATCGGATACTTCAAATCAAATGAAGGTTCTTAACCAAAGTAAAAGGAAGGCCATTATTACGAATACACTTGTTACAGCCTCTTTTATATTAATGATTCTTCCGATTACTACCGCATTCACATTTCTATATTATGGGTATGGGATTGATCAAAGTAAAGGAAATCAATTTTTGAAAGTTATTACGGATACAATAACCATTACAGAGCCTAACACGAGAGTCGAGTTAGATAGTATAAATGAAAACATCAGTCCATTTTCAATGAGTACAACGATGGATCTTTATAAACGCATCGGAAAAAGGGAGAAACAAATTGGTGAACAGGAACACTCCCTGTGGATGAGTAGCATGGAATTCCCCGAACGGAATTACCTCATTGATGCTCCTGATTCGGTATATCAAGTGGAGGATTCGTCATTTTTAGTTCCCCCTGCCGGAGAAATCAGTTCTACTAATGAATTTCGCTTACTAGATGAGCTCCCTGATGGCACGGTTGGTGAATTATACGTTTCGCTTGGTGACTTATACAACGAAGCAGATGTTAAATCTATTTTCTCTGAATTAGACGTTGACCTTACATGGTTTGCTGTCAACACAGGAATTGATCAGTTAGGTGTAAACGACCAAGGTTTGCCAATTCAACCTATCGGCTATCCAGCTGAAACAAATATGGATATTAATTCTTCCTTTAATAAAAATGCAAATAATCAGGAGCAATTTCTTGATGTTCTACGTAACTTAGCTAAACACGAAGAATGGGCAACTACAGCAGCAAGATCAAAAGCTTTAAACTTAACAGATAGAATAAACTTTTTGGAAGAAGGCGAGATACAAATATATGGTGTTGTGCTGACTGGCCCAACAAATGAATTACTAAAGGTGGAAAATCTATCACAAGTAAGCAAAGCGGAAGTAGGGGAGGTTGAATTATGGAACTGGGTAAATTAA
- a CDS encoding type II toxin-antitoxin system PemK/MazF family toxin, which produces MEIPKKGDLVYIDFDPQSGYEQAGHRPGIILSPERFNRVTNIAVVCPITSKIKGYPFEVKLPEGLPIFGAVLTDQQKSLDWKSRGLKIIGQAPENTVKKCVNHIHKFIYE; this is translated from the coding sequence ATGGAAATACCAAAAAAGGGGGATTTAGTTTATATAGATTTTGACCCTCAAAGCGGATATGAACAAGCAGGGCATAGACCAGGAATTATTTTATCCCCCGAAAGGTTTAATCGAGTAACCAATATAGCGGTTGTGTGTCCGATTACCAGTAAAATAAAAGGTTATCCGTTTGAAGTAAAATTACCAGAAGGATTACCCATTTTTGGAGCAGTACTTACAGATCAACAAAAAAGCCTAGATTGGAAATCAAGAGGTTTAAAGATTATTGGACAAGCACCTGAAAATACTGTTAAAAAATGTGTAAATCACATTCACAAATTTATTTATGAATAA
- a CDS encoding putative polysaccharide biosynthesis protein, with protein MDGNETNRLVKGALLLTIAGLFSKVLSAGYRIPLQNMTGDIGFYIYQQVYPILGVALVLALYGFPSAISKMMVDLKAEGKNLSFTSFYIPIFIILLGINGALFLFLFFNAPSIAGWVGDANLANTYRFAAFAFLLTPFSALLRGVFQGNYQMKPTAYSQIGEQFIRVFIIITAAVVVAVQGRDFYEVGQAAALASILGGATAILILALFFIKEKPVVRDTSKVPWNYYIRTILTLGMVAALNHMVLLVIQFADTFTLIPSLMDYGFTQMEAMEAKGVFDRGQPLIQLGTVLGSSFALALVPSISKQKLERDPDTFHHYISGAMLFSFYLAVGATVGLIAIFPEANVLLFQNDKGTVDLQILVIAILLCSLAITASAILQGLGYMKRTAGFILIAFFIKWICNQLLVPWFGITGSAVATVISLLVLCMVVLFELKRKLPGLHFFGQINGVALIKATLAMVIYILVVESIFSNVGVSTRIGLLFYIVFVAVSGGVIFIYSLLKWRAFTARELAMLPFTHVFIRIHKGRNINE; from the coding sequence ATGGACGGGAATGAAACGAATAGATTAGTTAAAGGCGCTTTGCTACTGACCATAGCCGGCTTGTTCAGTAAGGTCCTAAGTGCCGGCTACCGGATTCCCCTGCAAAACATGACAGGGGACATCGGTTTTTATATTTACCAGCAAGTGTATCCCATTCTTGGGGTTGCGCTGGTTCTGGCATTATATGGCTTTCCGTCAGCGATATCAAAAATGATGGTCGACTTAAAAGCGGAAGGGAAAAACCTTTCGTTCACAAGCTTTTATATCCCCATTTTTATCATTCTCTTAGGAATCAATGGGGCATTATTTCTTTTTCTATTTTTTAATGCGCCTTCGATAGCTGGCTGGGTAGGAGACGCGAATTTAGCGAATACGTACCGGTTTGCGGCGTTTGCCTTTTTACTAACTCCCTTCTCTGCCTTATTAAGAGGGGTGTTTCAAGGGAATTATCAGATGAAGCCGACAGCCTATTCGCAAATCGGAGAACAGTTTATTCGCGTTTTTATCATCATAACAGCTGCGGTTGTCGTTGCCGTTCAGGGACGAGATTTTTATGAGGTTGGACAGGCTGCTGCACTTGCGTCGATACTAGGCGGGGCAACGGCTATTCTGATTCTGGCTCTGTTTTTTATAAAAGAGAAGCCAGTCGTACGGGATACATCTAAAGTGCCGTGGAATTATTATATACGGACGATTTTAACATTGGGAATGGTGGCTGCTTTAAATCATATGGTGCTGTTGGTGATTCAATTTGCCGATACATTCACGCTGATCCCCAGTTTAATGGACTATGGTTTCACGCAGATGGAAGCGATGGAGGCAAAGGGCGTGTTTGACCGCGGGCAGCCGTTAATCCAGCTGGGAACGGTGTTGGGATCTTCTTTTGCGCTTGCACTTGTACCATCTATATCAAAACAAAAGCTGGAGAGAGACCCGGATACATTTCATCATTACATAAGCGGCGCGATGTTGTTCAGTTTTTATTTAGCAGTTGGGGCCACAGTAGGATTAATTGCCATCTTCCCGGAAGCGAATGTATTATTGTTCCAAAATGATAAAGGAACGGTTGATTTACAAATACTTGTGATTGCCATACTCCTTTGTTCGCTAGCAATTACGGCATCTGCTATTCTTCAAGGGCTGGGCTATATGAAACGAACAGCTGGCTTTATTTTGATTGCATTCTTTATAAAATGGATCTGTAATCAGTTGCTGGTTCCATGGTTTGGTATAACGGGTAGTGCTGTAGCAACGGTGATCAGCTTACTTGTATTATGTATGGTTGTTCTTTTTGAACTGAAGCGAAAATTGCCAGGCCTGCATTTTTTTGGGCAAATTAATGGTGTTGCACTTATAAAAGCTACGTTAGCGATGGTTATTTATATTCTAGTAGTGGAATCTATTTTTTCCAATGTGGGTGTATCAACACGCATTGGATTACTGTTCTATATCGTGTTTGTTGCTGTGTCGGGTGGGGTTATCTTTATATACAGCCTGTTAAAATGGCGAGCCTTTACAGCCAGAGAACTAGCCATGCTACCGTTCACACATGTTTTCATTCGTATCCATAAAGGGAGGAACATAAATGAGTAA
- a CDS encoding 50S ribosomal protein L25/general stress protein Ctc: MAVKLQATKRDDYTKSQTKEIRTSGRIPGVVYGKAKEPITVSVDNLELVKTVRDEGRNAIISLDVDNDKAVDVMLHDYQMDSLKNELLHVDFYIVNMAEEMDVTVALRLEGEAAGSKDGGVLQQPLYELQVRAKPADIPEEITVNIDSLGIGDSITIDDLPTGANYEFTEDEDTTIATILTPDNLDDEEESADGDAEPELVGSKKDEDEEK; this comes from the coding sequence ATGGCAGTAAAATTACAAGCAACAAAACGAGATGACTATACAAAATCGCAAACGAAAGAAATCAGAACGAGTGGAAGAATACCAGGTGTTGTTTATGGAAAAGCGAAAGAGCCTATAACGGTTTCGGTTGATAATCTTGAACTCGTTAAAACAGTTCGTGACGAAGGAAGAAACGCAATTATTTCGCTTGATGTTGATAATGACAAAGCAGTAGACGTTATGTTACATGATTATCAAATGGACTCCCTTAAGAATGAACTATTACACGTTGATTTCTATATCGTAAACATGGCAGAAGAAATGGATGTTACAGTAGCACTACGCCTTGAAGGTGAAGCAGCAGGTTCAAAAGATGGTGGCGTATTACAGCAACCATTATATGAGTTACAGGTTCGTGCAAAGCCAGCTGATATTCCTGAGGAAATTACAGTAAATATTGACTCCTTAGGAATTGGTGACAGTATAACAATTGATGATCTACCTACAGGAGCGAATTATGAGTTCACGGAAGATGAAGACACAACAATCGCTACAATCCTAACACCGGACAACCTAGACGACGAGGAAGAATCAGCGGATGGAGATGCTGAGCCAGAATTAGTAGGTAGCAAAAAAGATGAAGACGAAGAGAAGTAA